In Mercurialis annua linkage group LG6, ddMerAnnu1.2, whole genome shotgun sequence, the following are encoded in one genomic region:
- the LOC126686817 gene encoding uncharacterized protein LOC126686817, translating into MERSPYIQMRLLFSSFPAPVTSLPSELVEAARKIIQQEKMEATGNNQPPQQPPPAAISSCRKKKSEQANFLEDVKDHVDEFIHASMDEHKSCFKKTIGKMFGMSKIVAEREAESKGVESSLPLRTVVSD; encoded by the exons ATGGAACGCAGTCCATATATACAAATGCGCCTTTTATTTTCTTCCTTTCCGGCACCGGTGACTTCCCTCCCAAGCGAACTCGTCGAAGCGGCTCGAAAGATTATACAG CAAGAAAAGATGGAGGCGACAGGAAACAATCAACCACCGCAACAGCCACCACCGGCGGCTATTTCTTCGTGTCGAAAGAAGAAGAGCGAACAGGCGAATTTTCTTGAGGATGTGAAAGATCATGTCGATGAGTTCATTCATGCTTCTATGGACGAACATAAAAGTTGCTTTAAAAAGACTATCGGCAAG ATGTTTGGAATGTCAAAGATTGTTGCGGAGAGAGAGGCCGAGTCTAAAGGCGTTGAGAGTTCTTTGCCTCTTCGCACTGTAGTGTCAGACTAG
- the LOC126687906 gene encoding uncharacterized protein LOC126687906 produces MMEDWEDNNIPPLLSKEQLKSKWDDEGMDENDVKESWEDEEEPAPRDKMEVTGNNQPPQQPPPAAVSSCRKKKSEQANFLEDVKDHIDEFIHASMDEHKSCFKKTINKMFGMSKIVAEREAESKGVESSLPLRTVVSD; encoded by the exons ATGATGGAGGACTGGG AGGATAATAATATTCCACCTCTCCTTTCGAAGGAGCAACTTAAAAGTAAATGGGATGATGAAGGCATGGATGAAAATGATGTGAAAGAATCTTGGGAGGATGAGGAAGAACCAGCTCCG CGAGATAAGATGGAGGTCACAGGAAACAATCAACCGCCGCAACAGCCACCACCGGCGGCTGTTTCTTCGTGTAGAAAGAAGAAGAGCGAACAAGCGAATTTTCTAGAGGATGTGAAAGATCATATCGATGAGTTCATTCATGCTTCTATGGACGAACATAAAAGTTGCTTTAAAAAGACTATCAACAAG ATGTTTGGAATGTCAAAGATTGTTGCGGAGAGAGAGGCCGAGTCTAAAGGCGTTGAGAGTTCTTTGCCTCTTCGTACTGTAGTGTCGGACTAG